The Bubalus kerabau isolate K-KA32 ecotype Philippines breed swamp buffalo chromosome 10, PCC_UOA_SB_1v2, whole genome shotgun sequence sequence GCTGATAGAGCCTCCCTGGACTCTCTGCCTTCTAGCTGCCAGGAGCAGCACAGCACCAACTGTGACTACCAGGAACGCCTCCAGACCAGGCTTCCTCCTGCTCCACGACAGCCACGCCCTTCATGATGGGTGATTAGGAAATAAGACACACAAGTCGAAGACGAGGTACAGATGTCATTAGGGTGAACCACACGCACTTTCTCTTACCAAGCGTTGGAAGCGGAGGTACAAAGGGAAAGAAATCCTATGACACACGATATCATAGCAGGAACTGAGGCAAAAGATCGGGCACCCACCGGAGTGAGCAATGTGTCAGGAGCCAGAGTCTCAAGGGTATCGATGAGTCTGACCCCTCAAGGGGACAGCTGAATGAATGTCACAACTCCCTTAGGCTGATTAAACCTCTTGTTACAGTAAACAAAGAggtatatgattaaaaaaaaatctgttccaaAACCCCAATGAGtagaacaaaaatgtttttcGTTTCCCAGTGCTCCCCCCCTCCACACCCACCCCCCTCCCTCCGTGATCGATACTTTCTCTTTGTTCATTCTAGTAGAGAATGGGAGACTTGACTCTAAGGTTACTGTGgattattatcactattatttttattattattatttttggttgagCTGGGTCTTTATTGTTGCTCACTGGCTTTTTCTAGCtgctgtgagtgggggctactccttGTTGCGGTAAGCGGGTTTCccgttgcaggggcttctctggtttagtagcacaggctctaggcacaggggcttcggtagttgtggtgcatggggtgAGTTGCTCttcagcgtgtggaatcttcccgaaccaggggttgaacctgtatcctctctaccaccagggaagtccccttcaactatttatatttaaaacattatctgattaaatatagaaataaatagtTAAGATCTAGGATGCCTCAGTTACCAGTGTTAGAACCTGTGTATGAAATGCCATTAGCACTCTATATCACTGCCACCTCCAACAAACACAGTCAAGTATTTCAGGGGAAATATGTAAAGCTATGAGCAGAGCTTGAAGGGATGGaggattttctttctctttaatccCAGAAAAACAAGGAAGAGGGACATGGCCGAGGCCCCAGGTTGCTAAATAACCTCAAAGTTTGCCTAGGGCCAAAGTAGTTCTTAGAATGTTGGCAAATGCAGGCCTAGATAGCTCCAGGCTGGCAATGACATGAAAGTGATCTCAAACAtacttacacacacactcattataATGCAACCAAAAATGGTTTTATTGCTCTGAACACAATACAGCAAATGTTGGCCAAATTCCTAAGGTTAAAAATATGGAGGTCTGGACCCTCCTTTACCCTTTTATCTACTACCTTCCTTCAAAACACAGAGCTCCaaagcagaaaagaatctgactttttttgttgttgttccaacTCTGATCTGGTATCCTCATCACTCTAATTTTTCCAAtactctcctttttccttctatGGTAaccagaaaaatcaataaaagacaAGTAAATCAGAGGAGATCATAAGAGAATTTGTGCTGAGCGAGAAGCAAAGTGATCTTTAAACAACCTTATCTAAGTGTACAGGAACCAAATGATAAGGGGGGTCGGTCTTCTGAGGGGGGTCACAGGCAACAATGAAGAACTTGTATTGGGCGGCGTCATGGTAGCGGCAGTCAGGGTACCTTCCCGCGATGAAATTGCACTGAGTCAGGTTGACAGGCTTTGGACTCTGGTGACAGTTGTGCTGGCCATTCTTACAGATGATGTTGGGCATATCACAGACAGCAGTCACATCCTGGAAGACGTTGTGCAGAAAGGTGTTTTCAGGTTTACAGTGCTGAGTGTAGTTATTGACACCACTCATTGCCTTGTTGCATTGGAGAAGCCTTGGCTGTATGTGCTGAATTTCAAACCAGCGAGCCTTGGTGAGACCTTTTGGCACAGCACAAAGTGGACGCACTGACCACCACATTCCCAGCAGCAATAAGAGGAGGGAAGAACGTCCCAGAAGATGTGGTCCCATCTTTTCTGtgcaaggagagagaaaatagaTCGTAGCAGTAGAAGCAATAAGAGAGAAATTATTGCTCACACCCATTCAGATTTTCACTCTGCCTTTTAAGatttcatagcttttttttttttttttaaaccatctccTTTCTCACTTGAGTCTCACAATTTTGAAGAAACTAAAGCCCAGTGAGGAGGAATTTGAGGTAAGACAACCTTTACTCTGATTGGTAGATCTTGTTCTTCTCTTTGACCTGCACTCCTCTGTTTGACGCTGCCCGTGTCAGACACCTTGTCTcttcctaggacttccctggtggtccaggagctaagactctgagctcccaatgcagggggcccaggttcaatccttggtccagaaactagatcccacatgccacaactaaagatagaGCATGCTgcgatgaagatcaaagatcctgcacgcagcaactaagacccaacacaaccaaataaatacataatttttacaaaggaaaagaaaccttGTCTCTTGCTTCCTGAAACATTTACCCTCCTTCTATTTGACCTGGATCTCCCAGTTATCTTCACTGCCCACTCACTCCCCAGCTGTGGGGCTTACCAGGTCTCCACGATGGGGCTCCAGCTGCAGTAGTTAGTCCCAGGACCAGAAGCTTTTGTCTGGTGTTCTCCTCCCAGGCATGCTAGTTCTGTCTGCGTGGGGAAGGGTTCTGAACCCTAAGAAAGAGAAACCTAGAGCTTGGAAGATGAATTTCTTGTGGACAGTATGGATGAAACACTTAGATTTTCAAACCTGCTGTTTAAAATAGTATCAGTTACACTGCAGACACAGGGAGAGtaagcttattttaaaaacaatgagaCTCAAAACACAGTTTTGAGGAACTGATCACTTCCTGATATGAAATGGTGTTTCCTTCCTTActtgaacttcttttttttttttttttatgatttcagttctttaggagaaaatatacatgaaaatctGATGTAATAACTGCCACATACTTGGTATGTGAATTTCAACAATAGACTTGAATGAACTATTCATTTATGTGTATGTTTTTTAGGCCAGCTACTGGGCTACTCTGATTCATGAGCTCATGATAGAGATAGGTTAATGGActaatacataatatattaataaatataagtaGTACTTACAGCTGTGATCAAGGTAACTGTCTGGAGACAGTAGAAAGGAGGTATTTTTGGAAGGCACAACACCTACCCTGAGTTTTGAGGATTAATTAGAAGTTAGGTAAagaagattggagaaggaaatggcaacccactccagtgttcttgcctggagaatcccagggatgggggagcctggtgggctgccgtctatagggtcgcacagagtcggacacgactgaagtgacttagcagcaaagaagATGGCAAGGGCAtcccaaagaggaaactgagaagaGACCCATACATATGAAGCAGGGCACATTTAGGGTATTTGCCTGTTAAACCTTTTTGTACCTTTTCGTTGGGGCTGCAATATCTTTATTCAGAACCTATTGTCTCATAGAGGACTCACATAAAAGTTTCCTACATAGACTCTTTGCTTTTAGTCTCTTTTGCTTCCAATCCATTCTACACATTACTTCCAGATTAACATTTCTTGAACATAAATGTAACAGTGAAACACTCTTGCCCAATACTTTTAATGGCTCAAATAATCTTCAGGGTAAAATTTAGTCTGTTTATAGCAAGTTAcaggatacaaggttaatatacaaaaattgATTGCTTTTTTTATATACCAGCAATAAACAATTGGGATTTGAAATAAAGACACTCACATTTCCCTTAAcaccaaagaaaaatgaaatacttaggtgtaaatctaataaaatatgtacaagatcAATATGaggaaaactagaaaattctgatgaaataaatcaaaagaggatattaataaatggagagatgttCCATGTTCATACTGAAAGAAACCAGAACATGTCATCCGAAAATATGGCTCTttgacataaaaattattttgcattgAAGGCAATTAAGAATCATGAAGTGCAAAACAAGCTTCCCTCTTTCTGTCCAaaggcagaaaataaattttccttttactgGAGAGAGACTGTCATCATCCCAGTGAGGACACCAGTGGAATCTgcaaatgaatctcaaaaactatCTTTTTAGTTACTTCTTCACCATTTACTATGCAGAGATAATATGGTGAAGGGGTAGACTACCTCTGGTCTCCGGTATACTATCCAGAGACCAAACCCCTTTGTTTTGTCAATTCTTTACAGAggtattgtttctttgtctaaaggGTATAAAAGCTTCCTGCTGTGTTCACTTAtttggattttcattttcttgtgaaTGCTCCCATGAGCAtgtgaatatttaataaaatttgtatGCTTTTCTTCTATTGATCTTTGTCAGCTGAATTTTCAGACCCTGCCAAGGAACCTAAGAGTGCTAAGGAAAACTTTCTCCCCGTACAATGACATTATGCACTCATCAAAAATGTGTACCGCAAGAACAATTTCTAGTGTAAATTGTGGACTTTAGTcaataataatgtattttttaaaataattttattgatttatttgctgcatctggtcttagttgcatcatgtgagCTATTTTGTTGTGCCTTACGGACTTTCTAGTTATCACATGTGGGTTCACTGCACCCAGTCTCTGGAGATCACAGGCTCAGGTGTAGGCTTAGgtgctctgtggtatgtgggatctcagttcctgcaccagggattgaacctgggtccactgcatggcaaggtggattcttaatcactgggtcATCAAGGAAGTTCCAGTATTAATGTATTAATACtgattcatcagttgtaacataAGCACTACAGcacaataaaatgttaataataggaAAATTGTGAACTGTGTGGttaggagaagagaaaaggaagaagaggcaTATGGGAACTCTTTGTACTTTCtactcaatttttctgtgaatctaaaattttgtcctggggacttccctggtggtccaatgatgaAGAATCTgttttccaatgcagaggacaagggttcgatctctggtccgggaactaagatcccacatgctgtgagacAAATAAACCTGAGCACCAGACAACAGGAGAAGCCTGCCTAACACAACTAGAGAAGCTCACACACTGCAATAAATACCCAGTACAgcctagataaataaataaatatctttaaaaaataaaataaaattgctctGAACCAACAAgtccattaatttaaaaaaatgttttaagatgtCTGTTTGCCTAGCACTCAAGTATCTTTTTCTACAGCTTATGTATTAGAATAGTCTCCCTTCTCCTTGAAGTTCCACAACTTGATTGTATTCAAAGTCTActacagagaaaaacaatatcAAGTTATCCATGTCCCTAGATAGGGGTCCCCTAATCCTGACCTCACATCAGAATTgcctataaaaatttttataatgccAAGATCCTAGGCCTACTGAATCTAAATTTGGGGGACTGAGGTCTTTGCATATCTATGTTTGATTAACTCCACAGTGATTCTTAGTAGAGAACCATTTTTCTTGGCTGACATTGATTTTCACCCAATGGCCAAGTTTTTAAGACTGGGCCTATGCTTGACTCCTGAGATAATGTTTTCACTTTGTCCTAATTCAGGCAGATGAATTCTTGTCTTGCTATAATAAGTAAGGTGCAAGACAGATGGGGAAAGACAAGAATGGGGGAATATACCTCTCTTAACTCTCTTAAATTATCCCAAACCTTTGAAGTGTAGGGGAGAAAAAATATCTTTTCCTTCTATGCTTCTAAATTCTCGGCTGGGGTCCCTgtaacaaaagacagattaataaGATAAAAGCACACAAATTTATTTAGTATAAGGAATATAGGAACACTTCTAAGGAAATGAAGACCCTAAGAAGTGATTAAACCTAAGCATTTTTATGCTAGGTTTGACAAAAAGTGGGATGACATGGACAGATGTGAAAGAACAGAGGTACAAG is a genomic window containing:
- the RNASE6 gene encoding ribonuclease K6 translates to MGPHLLGRSSLLLLLLGMWWSVRPLCAVPKGLTKARWFEIQHIQPRLLQCNKAMSGVNNYTQHCKPENTFLHNVFQDVTAVCDMPNIICKNGQHNCHQSPKPVNLTQCNFIAGRYPDCRYHDAAQYKFFIVACDPPQKTDPPYHLVPVHLDKVV